The following coding sequences lie in one Oryza brachyantha chromosome 10, ObraRS2, whole genome shotgun sequence genomic window:
- the LOC102716720 gene encoding cysteine-rich receptor-like protein kinase 15, translating into MDIVIGILFMLGLMPFEVTTAAGDGGVFCDNLRLVSATLPNKTSSSSQHYATDAAGQDPDVAYVLALCRGDVNGSACGECVADTLRTLNDQCGVYNGGTYFNGSCTVAYSFQNLLEPSNAEEPFERWNVNNITGDAENVRFIAGLIGELLSETVRTAAGEARRFATGVLDTGRTFPLVRSMAQCTPDLSAGDCLTCLRRLTGMINSTMAVRMGGQMHVIRCYFRYEAYLFYEGQPMVRLTGVAAPPLAPVSPTNTKSKRHKSKLWIIPIVLIPVVVFFCFIIYFGCQRKHRKGKLGLQESRTENLQGEEDLVLGLEGKNPEFSVFDFDRVLEATSNFSEENKLGQGGFGAVYKGQFSDGMDIAVKRLATHSGQGLIEFRNEVKLIAKLQHRNLVRLLGCCSHGEEKILVYEFLPNKSLDFFIFDENKRALLDWYKRLEIIEGIGHGLLYLHKHSRLSVIHRDLKPSNILLDSEMNPKISDFGLARIFSSNSTEGNKTRRVVGTYGYMAPEYASLGLFSIKSDVFSFGVLFLEILSGKRNSGFNHSGDFINLIGFAWSLWGEGRWVELMDETLVSENHSAEMMRCINIALLCVQENAADRPTMSDVVAMLSSKTMVLSEPKHPAYFNVRVANQEQSGVTSVNDLTISVISAR; encoded by the exons ATGGACATCGTCATCGGCATCCTGTTCATGCTGGGCCTCATGCCGTTCGAGGTCACcacggccgccggcgatggtgGCGTGTTCTGCGACAACCTCAGGCTCGTGTCCGCCACCCTACCCAACAaaacctcctcctcctcgcagcACTacgccaccgacgccgccggccaagATCCCGACGTGGCGTACGTCCTCGCGCTCTGCCGCGGCGACGTCAACGGCTCCGCCTGCGGCGAGTGCGTCGCCGACACTCTGAGGACGTTGAACGACCAGTGCGGCGTCTACAACGGCGGCACTTACTTCAACGGCAGCTGCACCGTCGCCTACTCCTTCCAGAACCTTCTCGAGCCTTCCAACGCGGAGGAGCCCTTCGAGAGGTGGAACGTCAACAACATCACCGGCGACGCGGAGAACGTCCGGTTCATCGCCGGCCTCATCGGCGAGCTGCTGTCGGAGACGGTgcggacggcggccggcgaggcgaggcggttCGCGACGGGCGTGCTGGACACCGGCAGGACGTTCCCGCTGGTGCGCTCGATGGCGCAGTGCACGCCGGACCTTTCCGCCGGCGACTGCCTGacctgcctccgccgcctcaccGGCATGATCAACTCCACCATGGCCGTGCGTATGGGAGGGCAGATGCATGTCATACGGTGTTATTTCAGGTACGAGGCGTACTTGTTCTACGAAGGCCAACCTATGGTGCGTCTCAccggcgtggcggcgccgccgctggctcCGGTGAGCCCGACCAACACCAAAAGTAAGA GGCATAAGAGCAAGCTCTGGATAATTCCCATTGTCCTAATTCCAGTGGTGGTCTTTTTCTGCTTCATTATTTACTTTGGCTGCCAGAGAAAGCACAGAAAAG GTAAATTAGGATTACAAGAAAGCCGTACTGAGAACTTGCAAGGAGAGGAAGATCTAGTTCTGGGACTGGAAGGAAAGAATCCAGAGTTCTCTGTGTTTGACTTTGATCGGGTACTGGAGGCTACAAGTAATTTTtctgaagaaaacaaacttGGACAAGGTGGTTTTGGAGCTGTTTACaag gGCCAGTTTTCTGATGGAATGGATATAGCAGTTAAGAGACTTGCTACACATTCAGGACAGGGTTTGATAGAGTTTAGGAACGAAGTCAAGCTCATTGCCAAACTACAACACAGGAATTTGGTTAGGCTCTTGGGATGTTGCTCTCATggagaggaaaaaatattGGTCTACGAATTCTTGCCAAACAAAAGCTTGGACTTCTTTATCTTTG atgaaaataaaagagcTTTGCTGGATTGGTACAAGCGTCTAGAAATAATTGAAGGAATAGGACATGGACTTCTTTACCTACATAAGCACTCACGGTTGAGTGTCATACATCGAGATCTTAAACCAAGCAACATTCTATTGGATAGTGAAATGAACCCTAAAATTTCAGACTTTGGTCTAGCGAGAATATTTAGCTCAAATAGCACGGAaggaaacaaaacaagaaGAGTGGTTGGTACATA TGGCTACATGGCTCCTGAGTATGCTTCCCTAGGCCTCTTCTCTATCAAATCAGACGTATTCAGCTTTGGCGTTCTATTTCTTGAGATTCTTAGCGGAAAAAGGAATTCTGGTTTCAATCATAGCGGAGACTTCATCAATCTCATTGGATTT GCGTGGTCATTATGGGGAGAGGGAAGAtgggttgaactcatggatgAAACATTAGTTTCTGAGAATCATTCTGCAGAAATGATGAGGTGCATCAACATCGCATTGCTGTGTGTACAGGAGAACGCAGCTGATCGACCAACCATGTCAGATGTTGTTGCAATGCTAAGCAGCAAGACTATGGTCCTTTCTGAACCTAAGCACCCGGCGTATTTCAATGTAAGAGTGGCGAATCAAGAGCAATCTGGTGTTACTAGTGTTAATGATTTGACCATATCCGTCATAAGTGCTAGATAG
- the LOC102722984 gene encoding uncharacterized protein LOC102722984: protein MQEHIWAESIEGAIYDIIPYLDDREKARAEDRGGVYKSIYFNGWFSGVGASAVLRAIAEDPPQSLTKKFDKIIHIDCSRWKSRRALQRTIADELKLSQHAMALFDRQDEEDDFSMVGEGSRAEIGEITRVIFLSLLQHTCLVLFHSGGNDIVDLYDYGLPPVGAFGNKVLWTFGGRLRRVSETTNKLNKSHLFISAVKMYTGCSILLWEEATEISLYTHKLGLGVSPEVTRECLLYLLSLDHNRGSNIIDYNWTIHAANYWVCDGIIVQGGQDNKKVWEVARALHQEIRLEDYSSNSRPNDWGDQLYTPLDRWIFTTKSNIHITADTTSIFLASKSGSTSHQPLVSLPIDMFHQADQLRVLKLCHCTFNFLSPPFHCCHNLRFLGLDSCMDSPQGREDSQGALEIFQRLWVLDICNTDWELDFPQETEQTMHAIIREIHIKNGRIWHKNLAWRRLQNLHKLRVIEPTSSWGTGEMDEFIDMVKLEHLDLSGNSKIQVLPTLARVAGLKNLVLDGCVRLKKISPEGLPPLLETFRFDAGSNPMVAAQLVKISLAGCVRLKNFLLCGALPELEELNLSGTSIRKVDLSDEVVRVQGLKKVFLIDCKQLRAILWWKHPTRRLEVLCIDNHERNSSDQGRAPSSDPSSIRIQQKNHDGYVITSDARIIQSLLVDFDDLITRSLYLYLYIPPSTSSRRYKGKSISSTGEAVITTKTSCYNDVLLHLDQGIVGTAYDQHDITSWPAPSDFHVEVGEGISLTNVESNKGIQAIDLMICQRMKSMHVHDNSRMASVNPKLPSAVRAHRYINLEWCRVERCPKLQAVFDSHNSEVFYSFESLEIIWASDLLAAGCIWHKETIANSYATFIALGSIHLHNCPMLKYVHPFGDFTLPSLETLHITHCAHLRHIFPREAAAQHTVKEFKMLKHIYLDELPSLEGICEGCSMSAPKLQCVNLRGCSSLRHLPAVDCHPRPIVNCEKDCWDKLEWDGLEVAHHPSLYEMCQSSSYYKNPLPRGTLLR from the coding sequence ATGCAGGAGCACATTTGGGCTGAGAGCATCGAGGGGGCGATATATGATATTATCCCTTACTTGGACGATCGAGAGAAGGCCAGAGCAGAGGATAGAGGGGGCGTATACAAGTCCATATACTTCAATGGATGGTTCAGCGGAGTGGGTGCTTCTGCGGTTCTTAGAGCCATAGCAGAGGACCCTCCTCAATCTTTAACAAAGAAATTTGACAAGATCATCCACATTGATTGCTCGAGGTGGAAGAGCCGAAGAGCATTGCAGAGGACAATCGCTGATGAGCTCAAGCTTTCTCAACATGCAATGGCTCTTTTTGATAGGCAAGACGAGGAGGATGATTTCAGCATGGTAGGTGAAGGCTCCAGAGCTGAGATAGGAGAAATCACAAGAGTGATATTTCTGTCCCTTTTACAACAcacttgtttagttctctTTCACAGTGGAGGTAATGATATTGTAGACCTATATGACTATGGTCTTCCTCCAGTCGGAGCATTTGGTAATAAGGTATTGTGGACCTTCGGAGGGAGGCTTCGTCGTGTCAGTGAAACTACAAATAAGCTAAATAAGTCACACTTATTTATTTCTGCAGTTAAAATGTATACAGGTTGTAGCATTTTACTTTGGGAAGAGGCTACGGAAATCTCTTTGTACACACATAAGCTTGGCCTTGGTGTCTCACCTGAGGTAACTAGAGAGTGCCTTTTGTACCTATTGTCACTGGACCATAATCGAGGAAGCAATATCATAGACTACAATTGGACAATACATGCTGCCAACTACTGGGTTTGTGATGGGATCATTGTGCAAGGAGGCCAAGACAACAAAAAAGTGTGGGAGGTTGCCCGTGCTCTTCATCAGGAGATACGTCTAGAGGACTACTCATCTAATTCTAGGCCAAATGATTGGGGTGATCAATTGTATACTCCTCTAGATCGTTGGATTTTTACCACCAAGTCTAATATACACATTACGGCAGACACAACGTCCATTTTTCTTGCATCCAAAAGTGGGTCTACATCTCATCAACCATTAGTATCATTACCCATTGACATGTTTCATCAagcagaccaactccgagtgCTCAAATTATGCCATTGCACCTTCAATTTTTTGTCACCACCTTTCCATTGTTGTCATAACTTAAGATTCCTTGGACTAGATAGCTGCATGGATTCACCCCAAGGAAGAGAAGATAGCCAAGGTGCGTTGGAAATTTTTCAAAGGCTATGGGTACTAGATATTTGCAATACAGACTGGGAATTGGATTTTCCTCAGGAAACAGAACAGACAATGCATGCAATTATTCGAGAGATACATATAAAGAATGGTAGGATTTGGCACAAAAATCTTGCATGGAGGCGATTGCAGAACCTTCACAAGCTTCGAGTAATTGAGCCTACCAGCTCTTGGGGGACAGGAGAAATGGACGAATTCATAGATATGGTAAAGTTGGAGCACCTTGACCTTTCTGGAAACAGTAAAATACAAGTTCTGCCGACGTTGGCAAGGGTAGCTGGCCTCAAGAATCTGGTCCTAGATGGTTGTGTCAGGTTGAAGAAAATTAGCCCTGAAGGTCTACCTCCATTACTTGAAACTTTTCGCTTCGATGCAGGATCAAATCCAATGGTTGCAGCCCAACTTGTCAAGATCTCTTTGGCTGGTTGTGTACGTTTAAAGAATTTCTTGCTGTGTGGAGCATTGCCAGAGCTTGAGGAATTGAACCTATCAGGAACCTCAATCAGAAAAGTTGACCTTAGTGATGAGGTGGTGCGAGTGCAAGGACTGAAGAAAGTCTTTCTGATcgactgtaagcagcttcgTGCAATACTATGGTGGAAACACCCAACAAGGAGACTGGAGGTGCTATGCATTGACAACCATGAAAGAAACAGTAGCGACCAAGGAAGAGCTCCTAGCTCTGATCCTTCGTCCATCAgaatccaacaaaaaaaccACGATGGATATGTGATTACAAGTGATGCAAGGATCATTCAGTCGTTGCTGGTGGATTTTGATGACTTGATTACTAGGAGCTTGTatctatatttgtatatacCACCTTCCACTTCTAGCCGCAGATATAAAGGGAAAAGCATTAGCAGCACCGGTGAGGCTGTTATTACCACCAAAACAAGCTGCTACAATGATGTCTTGCTTCATCTTGATCAGGGGATTGTTGGTACTGCTTATGATCAGCATGACATCACCTCATGGCCTGCACCCTCAGATTTTCATGTCGAGGTTGGTGAAGGGATCAGCCTCACTAATGTGGAGAGCAACAAGGGAATCCAAGCTATAGATTTGATGATATGTCAGCGGATGAAATCCATGCATGTGCATGATAATTCAAGAATGGCTAGCGTTAACCCCAAGCTCCCAAGTGCAGTAAGAGCACACCGATATATCAATCTAGAATGGTGTCGTGTGGAGAGATGCCCAAAGTTACAGGCAGTGTTTGATTCCCACAATAGTGAGGTCTTTTATAGTTTTGAGTCATTGGAGATCATTTGGGCATCCGACCTCCTCGCAGCTGGTTGCATTTGGCATAAAGAAACAATCGCGAATAGTTACGCCACTTTTATTGCACTAGGGAGCATACACTTGCACAACTGTCCAATGCTCAAGTATGTCCACCCATTCGGAGACTTCACCTTGCCCAGCTTGGAGACTCTCCACATAACGCACTGTGCTCATCTGAGGCATATCTTCCCGCGGGAAGCTGCAGCACAGCATACAGTAAAGGAATTCAAGATGCTGAAGCACATTTACCTGGACGAGCTCCCCAGCCTAGAAGGGATATGCGAGGGATGCTCCATGTCCGCCCCCAAGCTCCAATGCGTCAACCTCAGGGGCTGCTCGTCCCTCAGGCACCTTCCGGCGGTCGACTGCCACCCTCGCCCTATTGTGAACTGCGAGAAGGACTGCTGGGACAAGCTGGAGTGGGACGGCCTGGAAGTTGCCCACCACCCTTCTCTCTATGAGATGTGCCAATCGTCATCCTACTACAAGAATCCGCTCCCGAGAGGCACACTTCTCCGGTAA